One Fontisphaera persica DNA window includes the following coding sequences:
- a CDS encoding GspE/PulE family protein translates to MPDLIHDPFLNLIRERSLLDDMQIEEVVQEHQRTAKPLHQILVDFGLMDMETQLQVKAEALGTEVVELEKREIPPDVIATIPAAVARMYQCVPVAVYGNSVQVALADPFNLTAADDISVSSGREVIVVVADPNAIERAISRYYGEEGVDVNSALKELGEDETIAREISEVSEENLGELMDLANETPIIKFVNLVLYQAIKDRASDIHFEPFEDEFKIRYRVDGALYEMAPPPKHLALPVISRIKVMANLNISERRLPQDGRINFPMGNRQVDMRVSCLPTQFGESVVLRVLDRSAVNLDIESLGFPKYVYDYMLEAIQQPNGIIVVTGPTGSGKTTTLYSCLRKVNTIDSKLLTIEDPVEYDIEGIMQVAVNEAVGMTFGKALRAFLRQDPDIIMVGEMRDVETAQIAIQASLTGHLVLSTLHTNDAPGAVTRLIDMGVEPFLISSSLMAVLAQRLVRTICKKCRTPFEPTESQLALLNLSPHDIGDKMFYYGRGCNACNDTGYKGRKGIFELLPITEPIRILINERAPTVVIRQKAVELGMVTLREDGLRSIFDGDTSIEEVVKYT, encoded by the coding sequence ATGCCCGACCTCATTCACGATCCTTTTCTGAACCTGATCCGCGAGCGCAGTCTGCTGGACGACATGCAGATTGAGGAAGTCGTTCAGGAGCATCAGCGCACCGCCAAGCCCCTCCACCAAATCCTGGTGGACTTTGGCCTCATGGACATGGAGACCCAGTTGCAGGTCAAGGCCGAAGCGCTGGGCACGGAGGTGGTGGAGCTGGAAAAACGCGAAATCCCCCCGGACGTGATTGCCACCATCCCGGCGGCGGTGGCCCGCATGTACCAATGCGTGCCGGTGGCGGTCTATGGCAACTCCGTGCAGGTGGCCCTGGCCGATCCCTTCAACCTCACCGCCGCCGATGACATCAGCGTCAGCAGCGGGCGCGAAGTCATCGTGGTGGTGGCTGATCCCAATGCCATTGAGCGCGCCATTTCGCGTTATTACGGCGAAGAAGGGGTGGACGTGAACAGCGCGCTGAAAGAACTGGGCGAGGATGAAACCATCGCCCGGGAAATATCCGAAGTCTCCGAGGAGAACCTTGGCGAGCTGATGGACCTGGCCAATGAAACGCCCATCATTAAATTTGTGAATCTGGTGCTCTACCAGGCCATTAAAGACCGGGCCAGCGACATCCATTTTGAACCTTTTGAGGACGAATTCAAAATCCGCTACCGCGTGGACGGGGCCCTCTACGAAATGGCGCCCCCGCCCAAGCACCTGGCCCTGCCCGTGATTTCGCGCATCAAGGTCATGGCCAATCTCAACATTTCGGAGCGCCGCCTGCCCCAAGACGGCCGCATCAATTTTCCCATGGGCAACCGGCAGGTGGACATGCGCGTCTCCTGCCTGCCCACCCAGTTTGGCGAGTCGGTGGTGCTTCGCGTCCTGGACCGCTCCGCCGTCAACCTGGACATCGAATCCCTGGGCTTCCCCAAATACGTTTATGATTACATGCTGGAGGCCATCCAGCAGCCCAACGGCATTATTGTTGTCACCGGCCCCACCGGCTCCGGCAAAACCACCACCTTGTACTCCTGCCTGCGCAAGGTGAACACCATTGACTCCAAGCTTCTCACCATTGAGGACCCCGTGGAGTACGACATCGAGGGCATTATGCAGGTGGCCGTCAACGAGGCGGTGGGCATGACCTTCGGCAAGGCCCTCCGCGCCTTTCTCCGCCAAGACCCCGACATCATCATGGTGGGGGAAATGCGCGACGTGGAAACCGCCCAAATCGCCATCCAGGCCTCCCTCACCGGCCACCTGGTCTTGAGCACCCTCCACACCAATGATGCCCCCGGCGCAGTGACTCGTTTGATTGACATGGGGGTGGAGCCCTTCCTGATTTCCTCGTCTTTGATGGCCGTGCTGGCTCAGCGGTTGGTCCGCACGATTTGCAAGAAATGCCGGACCCCCTTTGAACCCACGGAAAGCCAATTGGCCCTGCTGAACCTTTCCCCTCACGATATCGGGGACAAGATGTTTTATTACGGTCGCGGATGCAATGCCTGCAACGATACCGGCTACAAAGGACGAAAAGGCATTTTTGAGCTTCTGCCCATCACTGAACCCATCCGCATCCTCATTAACGAACGCGCCCCCACCGTGGTTATTCGGCAAAAAGCGGTGGAATTGGGCATGGTCACCCTGCGCGAAGACGGCTTGCGCAGCATCTTTGACGGTGATACTAGTATTGAAGAAGTCGTTAAGTACACCTAA
- a CDS encoding PAS domain-containing protein, with protein sequence MSALTTYPAPAHDQSSPWLGSSWGITVCRILATALVLIGLLTLAGWHLGNERLTHWRRDWVPMAYNTALSMAFLGAALLSATFHRRHLSRFFTVFPFLLGVLTVFQHLSGISLELDEWMVALETSVGSQSPTRVALSSGLCFLFTSLGVWLVNREKLPESCRISINLLACLVMGIALAAMVGFVQGLAPEQAWGRFNLMAFHSALSFLLANAALLLWLREKTPSAASQPSPLPAVAGGMAIFTLALIFSQTLRNEESLALQRNCSDAANLAAAYWTNHLHHYDSTLQFLRSVWAEEGPLSRQQFEQLAGLIAARHPDLQALQWLDPQGMVQWCMPVQGNEAILGQSGIFDTVRRQALEQARQSRSLALSASIELKQGGLGFLMYLPLEKQGQYDGALAGVFRYADLAHYNWGRLASMFELRLRDVKTFQQIVFPEKLPAKEVFNGYTQKREIVFKGAHWQLELTPRRETVLRSLSLLPRVVLGGGAVMGVMTGWLIYLLQASSQASRELRRTNELLQADIAERHRAEQALQEREAGLRLAQRVANIGSWELDLSTQQITWSDQTYRIFGFTTGNFTPTRDNFYALVRPEDRDLLKQRIEALIREGGAFDHEFTVLLPGGRERIMHEQAAVVVMPHSGAVKVIGVVRDITEMRLAQQEREKLIVELQEALENVKTLSGLLPICASCKKIRDDQGYWNQIEVYLQKHSDAKFTHGLCPDCVRKLYPELGDITIPTKHAPKGNPESQA encoded by the coding sequence ATGTCGGCCCTCACCACATATCCCGCCCCAGCCCATGACCAGTCCTCGCCCTGGCTGGGAAGCTCCTGGGGTATCACCGTGTGCCGCATTTTGGCCACCGCTCTGGTATTGATTGGGCTGCTGACGCTGGCCGGGTGGCATCTGGGCAACGAGCGCTTGACCCATTGGCGGCGGGATTGGGTACCCATGGCATACAACACCGCCTTAAGCATGGCCTTTCTGGGGGCCGCCCTCCTGTCCGCGACTTTCCACCGGCGGCACTTAAGCCGGTTTTTCACCGTATTTCCTTTCCTGTTGGGGGTACTAACCGTCTTTCAACATCTCAGCGGCATCTCCCTGGAATTGGATGAATGGATGGTGGCCCTAGAGACGTCCGTAGGCTCACAATCGCCCACCCGGGTGGCCTTAAGCAGTGGTTTGTGCTTCTTATTCACGAGTCTCGGGGTGTGGCTGGTCAACCGCGAAAAATTGCCAGAGTCTTGCCGGATTTCCATCAACCTCCTGGCCTGCCTGGTTATGGGCATTGCCCTGGCGGCCATGGTGGGATTTGTGCAAGGGTTGGCCCCGGAACAGGCATGGGGGCGATTTAACCTCATGGCTTTCCACAGTGCCTTGAGTTTTCTGCTGGCCAATGCGGCTTTGTTGCTATGGCTGCGCGAGAAAACTCCATCCGCCGCCTCCCAACCCTCCCCGCTACCCGCAGTCGCCGGCGGCATGGCCATCTTCACCTTGGCCTTGATATTCAGCCAAACCTTGCGCAACGAAGAAAGCCTGGCCTTGCAAAGGAATTGTTCGGATGCAGCCAATCTGGCCGCCGCTTATTGGACCAACCACCTGCATCACTACGATTCCACGCTGCAATTTCTGCGCAGTGTCTGGGCAGAAGAAGGCCCCCTCAGCCGGCAACAATTCGAGCAACTGGCTGGTTTGATTGCCGCCCGCCATCCCGATTTGCAGGCGCTGCAATGGTTGGACCCTCAAGGCATGGTGCAGTGGTGCATGCCGGTTCAAGGCAACGAGGCCATATTGGGCCAGTCGGGTATTTTCGACACGGTCCGGCGGCAGGCGCTGGAGCAAGCCCGACAAAGCCGTTCCCTCGCCCTGTCAGCATCCATCGAGTTGAAACAGGGGGGACTGGGATTTTTAATGTACCTGCCCCTGGAAAAACAGGGTCAATATGATGGCGCGCTGGCCGGCGTTTTTCGTTATGCCGACCTTGCCCATTACAACTGGGGCCGGCTGGCAAGCATGTTCGAATTGCGGCTGCGAGATGTTAAGACCTTCCAGCAAATCGTTTTCCCAGAAAAGCTGCCAGCGAAGGAGGTCTTCAATGGCTACACCCAAAAACGGGAAATCGTGTTCAAAGGCGCCCATTGGCAATTGGAGCTGACCCCTCGCCGCGAAACGGTCTTGCGCTCCTTGAGTTTGCTGCCTCGCGTGGTCTTGGGCGGAGGCGCGGTAATGGGGGTCATGACCGGCTGGCTCATTTACCTCCTGCAGGCCTCCAGCCAGGCCTCACGGGAATTGCGCCGCACCAATGAGCTCCTGCAGGCTGACATCGCGGAACGCCATCGAGCTGAGCAGGCTCTCCAGGAGCGGGAGGCGGGGTTGCGGCTGGCGCAAAGGGTGGCAAACATTGGCAGTTGGGAGCTGGATTTAAGCACCCAACAAATTACGTGGTCAGATCAAACTTACCGGATATTCGGTTTCACAACCGGCAATTTCACGCCAACGCGGGACAACTTTTATGCGCTGGTACGACCGGAAGACCGAGATTTGCTGAAGCAAAGAATCGAAGCCTTGATCAGGGAAGGCGGGGCTTTCGATCACGAGTTCACGGTACTGCTCCCTGGTGGCCGCGAACGCATTATGCACGAGCAAGCCGCCGTGGTGGTCATGCCCCATAGTGGCGCCGTCAAAGTCATCGGGGTGGTGCGGGACATCACCGAAATGCGTCTGGCCCAACAGGAACGGGAAAAACTTATTGTGGAGCTGCAGGAAGCTCTCGAAAATGTAAAAACCCTCAGCGGCTTGCTGCCCATCTGTGCCAGTTGCAAGAAAATCCGCGATGACCAGGGCTATTGGAATCAAATCGAGGTCTATCTTCAGAAACACTCCGACGCCAAGTTTACCCATGGACTTTGCCCCGACTGCGTCCGGAAGCTTTACCCTGAATTGGGGGATATCACCATCCCCACCAAGCATGCCCCCAAGGGAAACCCTGAATCACAAGCCTGA
- the ptsP gene encoding phosphoenolpyruvate--protein phosphotransferase translates to MAGLAKTGEKVLRGIPASGGVCRGKVLVLGSREQKVARLEMTEADVPGQVARFEQALVQSRQQLLELQEQIRARVGAKDADIFTAHLLILEDPLLVDEVMKLITEEKVNAEYALQTAIEKYVNALEQINDELLRERTADLRDVGDRILNNLLGCVDEHQLNLLTEPSIVISHDLTPSTTALLDKTKILGFATDVGSRTSHTAILARSLQIPAVVALKTVSQELATGQQVLLDGYNGLLIINPSDQTLFEYGHLVRRQVTLQEKLRSIKDQPAVTLDGSRVLLSANIEQPSDVEAVKTSGAEGVGLFRTEFIYLNRESAPAEEEQYQAYLSVAEALHPAPVIIRTLDLGGDKFLTHVNVGPETSSFYGWRAIRFCLHRRDIFRTQIRAILRASSRGNVKLMYPMVSDTREIEEANALLAECKQELRAEGRPFDDSMQIGAMIEVPSAVLIADALARRVQFFSIGTNDLIQYTLAVDRMNEHVAHLYQPTHPAILKLIQETVAAAHRQGIWVGVCGEMAGDPVLVPLLLGLGVDELSAAPSVAAQIKFLIRRLKMSEARDLVAFALQCEDAREILERSRQLARSAAPSLFETEL, encoded by the coding sequence ATGGCTGGTTTGGCAAAGACAGGTGAAAAAGTGTTGCGGGGCATTCCTGCCTCGGGAGGGGTGTGCCGGGGCAAGGTCCTGGTGCTGGGCAGCCGTGAGCAGAAAGTGGCACGGCTGGAAATGACGGAAGCGGACGTGCCGGGCCAGGTGGCGCGTTTTGAGCAGGCCCTGGTGCAATCCCGTCAGCAGCTCCTGGAATTGCAGGAGCAAATTCGCGCCCGTGTGGGGGCCAAGGATGCTGACATTTTCACTGCCCATCTGCTAATCCTGGAAGACCCATTATTGGTGGACGAGGTGATGAAATTAATCACCGAAGAGAAAGTCAATGCCGAATATGCCCTGCAGACGGCGATTGAGAAATACGTCAACGCGCTGGAGCAAATCAACGACGAGCTGCTCCGCGAGCGCACGGCGGACTTGCGCGATGTGGGGGATCGCATTCTCAACAATCTCCTCGGCTGTGTGGATGAGCATCAACTGAATCTCCTCACTGAACCCAGCATTGTCATCAGTCATGATTTGACGCCTTCCACCACGGCCCTGTTGGACAAGACCAAAATTTTGGGTTTTGCCACAGATGTGGGCAGCCGCACGTCCCATACCGCCATCCTCGCGCGCAGTCTGCAGATTCCGGCGGTGGTGGCCTTGAAGACGGTCAGCCAGGAATTGGCCACCGGGCAGCAGGTGCTATTGGACGGCTACAATGGCTTGTTGATCATCAATCCGTCAGACCAGACGCTCTTTGAATACGGTCATCTGGTGCGCCGGCAGGTCACCCTGCAGGAGAAACTGCGTTCGATAAAGGACCAACCGGCGGTGACCTTGGATGGCAGCCGGGTGCTGCTCTCGGCCAACATTGAGCAACCGAGCGATGTGGAGGCCGTCAAGACCAGCGGGGCGGAGGGGGTGGGCCTGTTCCGCACGGAGTTTATTTACCTGAACCGGGAATCGGCGCCCGCCGAGGAGGAGCAGTACCAGGCCTACTTGTCGGTGGCCGAGGCGCTGCATCCAGCGCCGGTGATTATTCGCACTTTGGACTTGGGGGGGGACAAATTTCTGACCCATGTCAACGTCGGTCCGGAGACCAGCAGTTTTTATGGCTGGCGGGCCATACGTTTCTGCCTGCATCGCCGGGACATCTTCCGCACGCAAATTCGCGCCATTCTGCGCGCCAGCAGCCGGGGCAATGTGAAATTAATGTATCCCATGGTTTCCGATACGCGGGAAATTGAGGAAGCCAACGCCCTGCTGGCCGAGTGCAAGCAAGAGCTCCGGGCGGAGGGCCGGCCTTTTGATGACTCCATGCAAATAGGAGCAATGATCGAAGTGCCCTCGGCGGTTTTGATCGCTGATGCCCTGGCCCGGCGGGTGCAATTTTTCAGCATTGGCACCAACGATTTGATTCAATACACGCTGGCGGTGGACCGCATGAATGAGCATGTGGCCCATCTTTACCAGCCCACCCACCCGGCCATCCTGAAACTGATCCAGGAGACCGTAGCCGCCGCGCATCGCCAGGGCATCTGGGTGGGCGTGTGCGGGGAAATGGCGGGGGATCCCGTGCTGGTGCCGCTCCTGCTGGGGTTGGGGGTGGATGAACTTAGCGCCGCGCCCTCCGTGGCGGCCCAGATCAAGTTTCTCATCCGGCGTCTGAAAATGAGTGAGGCGCGGGACCTCGTGGCGTTCGCGTTGCAGTGTGAGGACGCGCGGGAGATTTTGGAGCGTTCGCGGCAATTGGCCCGCAGCGCGGCCCCCAGTTTGTTTGAAACGGAATTGTGA
- a CDS encoding citrate synthase → MNKTATLTIEDKTYTLPVVEGSEGEKALDISTLRQQSGYITLDDGYGNTGSCKSKITFIDGEKGILRYRGIPIEELAEKSSFIETAYLIIYGELPNRKQLQRFSDLLTKCENLHEDMKYHFEGFPSTGHPMAILSSMINATSCFYPEVMKGYDPATFDLMAARLISQVRTIAAFAYRKAHGLPIIYPKPSYKYTANFLHMMFSEPYQDYELQPEVVWALDLIFLLHADHEQNCSTATVRFVASSRANLFASAAAGVCALWGPLHGGANQAVIEMLQQIHDSGDDGRKFIEMAKDKSSGKRLMGFGHRVYKNYDPRAKIIKARCDQLLKALKLNDPLLDIAKRLEEAALSDPYFIERKLYPNVDFYSGIIMRAIGIPIEMFTVIFAIGRMPGWIANYKEIMESGDSRIYRPRQIYVGPTVRPYMPLKNRP, encoded by the coding sequence ATGAATAAAACGGCGACGCTGACGATTGAGGACAAGACCTATACGCTGCCGGTGGTGGAAGGCTCCGAGGGCGAGAAGGCTTTGGACATTTCCACCTTGCGCCAGCAAAGTGGCTACATCACCTTGGATGATGGTTACGGCAACACCGGGTCTTGCAAGAGCAAGATTACCTTTATTGATGGGGAAAAGGGCATCCTGCGTTACCGGGGGATTCCCATCGAGGAACTGGCGGAGAAGTCGTCCTTCATTGAAACGGCCTACCTGATTATTTACGGCGAGCTGCCCAACCGCAAACAGTTGCAACGGTTTTCCGATTTGCTGACCAAGTGCGAAAACCTGCACGAGGACATGAAGTACCACTTTGAGGGTTTTCCCTCAACGGGGCATCCCATGGCCATCCTGTCCTCGATGATCAACGCCACCAGTTGTTTTTACCCGGAAGTCATGAAGGGGTACGACCCGGCGACGTTTGATTTGATGGCAGCGCGCTTAATCTCCCAGGTGCGCACCATTGCAGCGTTCGCCTACCGCAAGGCGCATGGCTTGCCCATCATTTATCCCAAGCCCAGCTACAAGTACACTGCCAACTTCCTGCACATGATGTTTTCCGAGCCGTACCAGGATTATGAATTGCAGCCGGAGGTGGTATGGGCGCTGGACTTGATTTTCCTGTTGCACGCAGACCACGAGCAGAACTGTTCCACGGCCACGGTGCGGTTTGTAGCATCCAGCCGGGCCAATCTGTTTGCCTCGGCGGCAGCGGGAGTGTGCGCCTTGTGGGGGCCGTTGCATGGTGGCGCCAATCAGGCGGTGATTGAAATGCTGCAACAGATTCATGATTCCGGCGATGACGGCCGCAAATTCATTGAAATGGCCAAAGATAAATCCAGCGGCAAGCGCCTGATGGGTTTTGGACACCGGGTTTATAAAAACTACGATCCGCGCGCCAAGATCATCAAGGCCCGCTGCGACCAGTTGCTCAAGGCCCTGAAACTGAATGATCCCCTGTTGGACATCGCCAAGCGGCTGGAGGAGGCGGCCTTGAGCGATCCCTATTTCATCGAGCGCAAGCTGTACCCGAACGTGGACTTCTACAGCGGCATCATCATGCGCGCCATTGGCATCCCCATCGAAATGTTCACCGTAATTTTTGCCATCGGCCGCATGCCGGGCTGGATTGCCAATTACAAGGAAATCATGGAAAGCGGCGACAGCCGCATCTACCGGCCGCGACAAATTTACGTCGGCCCCACCGTGCGGCCTTATATGCCGCTCAAAAACCGTCCCTGA
- the gspE gene encoding type II secretion system ATPase GspE, which yields MAAKDDYLLDLLMDMGVVTHDQVAQARQEAEAGGAGVVDTLLARRWITPQDVTNAKAVYFGAEVVQLADLRIEDSVISSLRRDLAKRYRAIPIYKHGNTMAVALADPSDLDTIDALHHALKMEIEVKVASEAEIDAALSKYYGAEDDQVGMMIQNITEGDVAVQAMTKAAGEDDGSVVESDAPIIRLVNNMIVEAFKMRASDIHLEPLSKSFRVRYRIDGVLHEIKGPPKKLQASIISRIKIMSNMSIAERRIPQDGRIQTSVGGKMIDLRVSCIPTNHGESIVMRILDKEGLRLGLPELGFFTDDQQTFERLIGLPDGIILVTGPTGSGKTTTLYSVLNFINRPDRKIITVEDPVEYLLSGINQVQVNEIVGLTFATALRAMLRQAPNIIMIGEIRDLETASIAINASLTGHLVFSTLHTNDAPSAVTRLIDIGVKPFLVASSTRAIMAQRLVRKVCKRCAAPYEPTEHERRVLNLDPNTPGANFLKGRGCGDCNKTGYRGRMGIFEIFVVDDEARKLIYEKVQASILRARARETGMRTLREDGTRKVLAGLTTPDEVIRATLADVD from the coding sequence GTGGCTGCCAAAGACGACTATTTATTGGACCTGCTCATGGACATGGGCGTAGTAACCCATGACCAGGTGGCGCAAGCCCGGCAGGAAGCGGAAGCAGGCGGTGCCGGGGTGGTGGACACACTGCTGGCGCGACGCTGGATTACACCCCAGGACGTCACCAACGCCAAAGCCGTGTATTTCGGCGCGGAAGTAGTGCAACTGGCCGACCTGCGCATCGAAGACAGCGTCATCTCCTCCTTGCGGCGTGACCTGGCCAAGCGTTACCGGGCCATTCCCATTTATAAACACGGCAACACCATGGCCGTGGCCCTGGCAGACCCCTCCGACCTCGACACGATTGACGCGCTTCACCACGCGCTGAAGATGGAAATCGAGGTCAAGGTGGCCTCGGAAGCGGAAATTGACGCGGCGCTATCCAAGTACTACGGCGCGGAAGACGACCAGGTGGGCATGATGATTCAAAACATCACCGAGGGTGATGTGGCGGTGCAGGCCATGACCAAGGCGGCCGGCGAGGATGATGGCTCCGTGGTGGAATCCGACGCGCCCATCATCCGGCTGGTCAACAACATGATTGTGGAGGCCTTCAAGATGCGGGCCTCGGACATCCACCTAGAGCCGCTGTCCAAATCCTTCCGTGTCCGTTACCGTATTGACGGTGTGCTGCACGAGATTAAAGGCCCCCCCAAAAAGCTGCAGGCCTCGATCATCAGCCGCATTAAAATCATGTCCAACATGTCCATTGCCGAGCGCCGGATACCCCAGGACGGCCGTATCCAAACCTCGGTGGGCGGCAAAATGATTGACCTGCGCGTCTCGTGCATCCCCACCAATCACGGGGAAAGCATCGTCATGCGTATTTTGGACAAGGAAGGGCTGCGGCTGGGACTGCCCGAACTGGGCTTTTTTACGGATGACCAGCAAACGTTTGAGCGTCTGATTGGTCTGCCGGACGGCATCATCCTGGTCACCGGCCCCACCGGTTCCGGCAAAACCACCACGCTTTACTCCGTCCTTAATTTCATCAACCGTCCGGACCGTAAAATCATCACGGTGGAGGACCCGGTGGAATACCTGCTGAGCGGCATCAACCAGGTACAGGTCAACGAAATCGTGGGTCTGACCTTCGCCACCGCCTTGCGGGCCATGCTCCGCCAAGCCCCCAACATCATCATGATTGGTGAGATACGCGACCTGGAGACCGCCTCCATCGCCATCAACGCCTCGCTCACCGGTCACCTGGTGTTCAGCACCTTGCATACCAACGACGCGCCCAGCGCCGTGACCCGTTTGATTGACATCGGCGTCAAGCCCTTCCTGGTGGCTTCCTCCACCCGCGCCATCATGGCCCAGCGCCTGGTGCGCAAAGTTTGCAAACGTTGCGCCGCCCCTTATGAACCCACCGAGCATGAGCGCCGCGTGCTCAACCTGGACCCCAACACCCCCGGCGCCAACTTCCTCAAAGGCCGCGGGTGCGGCGATTGCAATAAAACCGGCTACCGGGGGCGCATGGGCATTTTTGAGATTTTTGTGGTGGACGACGAAGCCCGCAAACTGATTTATGAGAAAGTCCAGGCCTCCATTTTACGCGCCCGCGCCCGCGAAACCGGCATGCGCACCCTGCGCGAGGATGGCACGCGCAAGGTGCTGGCCGGCCTGACCACCCCCGACGAGGTCATCCGCGCCACGCTGGCGGATGTAGATTAG
- a CDS encoding type IV pilus twitching motility protein PilT: MSYQMSDLLQLVVSEGASDLHIRVGVPPVIRLHGILHRVEGPPCTNEDTEELMRSISSDDHIQQVRENGTADFGFAFGDMARFRVSVFKERGQFALVLRQIPNKLLTLEQIGLPRQTIMTLLYKPRGLILVTGPTGSGKSTTLASMIDIINQERDDAHIVTIEDPIEYYHYHKKAIVTQREVHVDVPSFAEALRRVLRQDPDIILVGEMRDLETIEAAITAAETGHLVFGTLHTTGAAKTIDRIVNAFPMNQQEMIRIQLSTVLQAVISQLLIPRCDKPGRVAVYEIMINTPSIAALIRDNKTFRIASDIQTGAKYGMVTLDGYLMEKYMQGIIAREEVINKCQDPVTMMQKLQEYDIAKAAEAARAGVAPTAAAPAPAS, translated from the coding sequence ATGTCCTATCAGATGTCTGATCTGTTGCAGTTGGTGGTCTCCGAAGGGGCCTCTGACCTGCACATTCGTGTCGGTGTGCCGCCGGTCATCCGGCTGCATGGCATCCTGCATCGGGTGGAAGGCCCCCCGTGCACCAACGAAGATACGGAGGAATTGATGCGCAGTATTTCCTCCGATGACCACATCCAGCAGGTGCGCGAAAACGGCACCGCCGACTTCGGTTTTGCCTTTGGCGACATGGCTCGTTTCCGCGTGTCCGTGTTCAAAGAACGTGGCCAGTTCGCCCTGGTGCTTCGCCAAATCCCCAACAAACTGCTGACCTTGGAGCAAATCGGCCTGCCGCGGCAGACCATCATGACGCTGCTGTACAAGCCGCGTGGTCTCATCCTGGTTACCGGTCCCACCGGTTCCGGCAAATCCACCACGCTGGCCTCGATGATTGACATCATCAATCAGGAGCGGGATGACGCGCACATCGTCACCATCGAGGACCCCATTGAATATTATCACTATCACAAGAAGGCCATTGTCACCCAGCGCGAGGTGCACGTGGACGTGCCCAGTTTCGCTGAAGCCCTGCGCCGCGTGCTGCGCCAGGACCCGGACATCATTCTGGTGGGCGAAATGCGCGACCTCGAAACCATCGAAGCTGCCATCACCGCCGCGGAAACTGGCCACCTGGTGTTCGGCACGCTGCACACCACTGGCGCTGCCAAGACGATTGACCGTATTGTGAACGCCTTTCCGATGAACCAGCAGGAAATGATCCGCATCCAGCTCTCAACTGTGCTCCAGGCGGTCATTTCCCAGTTGCTCATCCCGCGCTGCGACAAGCCGGGTCGGGTGGCGGTGTACGAAATCATGATCAACACCCCGTCCATTGCCGCGTTGATTCGTGACAACAAGACCTTCCGCATTGCCTCAGACATTCAGACCGGCGCCAAATATGGCATGGTCACCCTGGACGGTTATTTGATGGAGAAATACATGCAGGGGATTATCGCCCGCGAGGAAGTCATCAACAAGTGCCAGGACCCGGTGACCATGATGCAGAAATTACAGGAATACGACATCGCCAAGGCCGCCGAGGCCGCCCGGGCAGGGGTGGCCCCCACCGCCGCCGCGCCCGCGCCAGCTTCCTGA